One Phenylobacterium hankyongense DNA segment encodes these proteins:
- the hslU gene encoding ATP-dependent protease ATPase subunit HslU — protein sequence MTEFSPREIVSELDRFIVGHQEAKRAVAVALRNRWRRRRVPEDLRDEVTPKNILMIGPTGVGKTEIARRLARLAQAPFLKVEATKFTEVGYVGRDVDQIVRDLVEGAIAMVRDKRRAGVRARAEAAAEERILDAMTGPGSVAARDSFRKKLRAGELDDKELELTLADTGPAFPTMDIPGQPGASMGVLNLGDMFGKAFGGRTKAHKTTVAAAWTPLIAEESDKLVDQDALTQEAVELAEQQGIVFIDEIDKVASRQDRVGADVSREGVQRDLLPLIEGTTVSTKYGPVKTDHILFIASGAFHVAKPSDLLPELQGRLPIRVELKALTRDDLRRILTEPEANLIRQHQALLATEGVTLVFTEDAIDALADAAVTVNGAVENIGARRLQTILEKVLEEVSFSAADRHGETLTVDATYVRDRVEALSHNADLSRFIL from the coding sequence ATGACCGAATTTTCCCCCCGCGAGATCGTTTCCGAGCTCGACCGCTTCATCGTCGGCCACCAGGAGGCCAAGCGCGCCGTGGCCGTGGCGCTGCGCAACCGCTGGCGCCGCCGCCGCGTGCCGGAGGACCTGCGCGACGAGGTGACGCCGAAGAACATCCTGATGATCGGGCCCACCGGGGTCGGCAAGACCGAGATCGCCCGGCGGCTGGCGCGGCTGGCCCAGGCGCCCTTCCTGAAGGTCGAGGCCACCAAGTTCACCGAGGTCGGCTACGTCGGCCGCGACGTCGACCAGATCGTCCGCGACCTGGTGGAGGGCGCCATCGCCATGGTGCGCGACAAGCGCCGGGCCGGCGTCCGCGCCCGCGCCGAGGCCGCCGCCGAGGAGCGCATCCTCGACGCCATGACCGGCCCCGGCTCCGTCGCCGCCCGCGATTCCTTCCGCAAGAAGCTGCGGGCCGGCGAACTGGACGACAAGGAGCTCGAGCTGACCCTGGCCGACACCGGCCCGGCCTTCCCGACCATGGACATCCCCGGCCAGCCCGGCGCGTCGATGGGGGTGCTCAACCTCGGCGACATGTTCGGCAAGGCGTTCGGCGGCCGCACCAAGGCCCACAAGACCACCGTCGCCGCGGCCTGGACCCCGCTGATCGCCGAGGAGAGCGACAAGCTGGTGGACCAGGACGCGCTCACCCAGGAGGCCGTGGAACTGGCCGAACAGCAGGGCATCGTGTTCATCGACGAGATCGACAAGGTCGCCAGCCGCCAGGACCGGGTCGGCGCCGACGTCTCGCGCGAGGGCGTGCAGCGCGACCTGCTGCCGCTGATCGAGGGGACCACGGTCTCCACCAAGTACGGGCCGGTGAAGACCGACCACATCCTGTTCATCGCCTCGGGCGCCTTCCACGTGGCCAAGCCCTCCGACCTGCTGCCCGAGCTGCAGGGCCGGCTGCCGATCCGCGTCGAGCTGAAGGCCCTGACCCGCGACGACCTGCGCCGCATCCTCACCGAGCCGGAAGCCAACCTGATCCGCCAGCACCAGGCGCTGCTGGCCACCGAGGGCGTCACCCTGGTGTTCACCGAGGACGCCATCGACGCCCTGGCCGACGCGGCGGTGACCGTCAACGGCGCGGTGGAGAACATCGGCGCGCGCCGGCTGCAGACCATCCTGGAGAAGGTGCTGGAGGAGGTCAGCTTCTCGGCCGCCGACCGCCATGGCGAGACGCTGACGGTGGATGCGACCTACGTCCGCGACCGGGTCGAGGCGCTGTCGCACAACGCCGACCTCAGCCGCTTCATTCTCTGA
- a CDS encoding adenosine kinase, translating into MPDLYDVAAIGNAIVDVIAPADDAFLAAQGLTKGAMMLVDPAQSAALYSKMSAAVEASGGSAANTIAGLASLGGRGAFMGKVADDQLGQVFAHDMRAIGAHFDNAPLTGGPATAVSMINVTPDGQRTMCTFLGASVEFTDHDVDAAVIEASKIVYLEGYLFDAEAARRAFAKAAALAHGAGRMIALTLSDSFVVERHRAGLMGFIENQVDLLFANESELTALFQTDDFDVAASALRERVKLAAVTRSEQGSVILSQGERLTVAAEPVEKVVDTTGAGDQYAAGFMFGLSQGRPLQECGRLASMAAAEVISHYGPRPQVPLKDLAAARGY; encoded by the coding sequence ATGCCAGACCTCTACGACGTCGCCGCCATCGGCAACGCCATCGTCGACGTGATCGCCCCGGCGGACGACGCCTTCCTGGCGGCCCAGGGCCTGACCAAGGGCGCGATGATGCTGGTCGACCCGGCCCAGAGCGCGGCCCTCTACAGCAAGATGTCGGCCGCGGTGGAAGCCTCCGGCGGGTCGGCGGCCAACACCATCGCCGGCCTCGCCAGCCTCGGCGGCCGCGGGGCCTTCATGGGCAAGGTGGCGGACGACCAGCTGGGCCAGGTGTTCGCCCACGACATGCGCGCCATCGGCGCCCACTTCGACAACGCGCCGCTGACCGGCGGCCCGGCGACCGCGGTCTCGATGATCAACGTCACCCCCGACGGCCAGCGCACCATGTGCACCTTCCTGGGCGCCTCGGTGGAGTTCACCGACCACGACGTCGACGCCGCGGTGATCGAGGCCTCGAAGATCGTCTACCTGGAAGGCTACCTGTTCGACGCCGAGGCCGCCCGCCGCGCCTTCGCCAAGGCCGCCGCCCTGGCCCACGGCGCCGGCCGGATGATCGCCCTGACGCTGTCCGACAGCTTCGTGGTGGAGCGCCACCGCGCCGGCCTGATGGGCTTCATCGAGAACCAGGTGGACCTCCTGTTCGCCAACGAGAGCGAGCTCACCGCCCTCTTCCAGACCGACGACTTCGACGTGGCGGCGTCGGCCCTGCGCGAGCGGGTGAAGCTGGCGGCGGTGACCCGCAGCGAGCAGGGCTCGGTGATCCTCAGCCAGGGCGAGCGGCTGACCGTCGCCGCCGAGCCGGTGGAAAAAGTCGTGGACACGACCGGCGCTGGCGACCAATACGCGGCCGGGTTCATGTTCGGCCTGTCCCAGGGCCGGCCGCTGCAGGAGTGCGGGCGGCTGGCGTCGATGGCGGCGGCGGAGGTGATCTCGCACTACGGCCCGCGGCCGCAGGTCCCGCTGAAGGACCTGGCCGCCGCCAGGGGATACTGA
- the hisB gene encoding imidazoleglycerol-phosphate dehydratase HisB: MSRTAEVVRNTKETQIRVRVDLDGTGVSKVSTGVGFFDHMLDSFARHGGIDLEVETKGDLHIDMHHTVEDTGIVLGQAVKQALDGFKGVRRFGHAYIPMDETLSRCALDLSNRPYLIWKVAFKTPKVGDMDTELFKEFHHAFAMNAGACVHLETLYGDNSHHIAESGFKALARALRHAVELDPKTQGHAPSTKGVL; encoded by the coding sequence ATGAGCCGCACCGCGGAGGTCGTCCGCAACACCAAGGAAACCCAGATCCGGGTCCGCGTGGACCTGGACGGGACCGGCGTGTCGAAAGTCTCGACCGGCGTGGGCTTCTTCGACCACATGCTCGACAGCTTCGCGCGCCACGGCGGCATCGACCTGGAGGTCGAGACCAAGGGCGACCTGCACATCGACATGCACCACACGGTGGAGGACACCGGCATCGTGCTCGGCCAGGCGGTCAAGCAGGCGCTGGACGGCTTCAAGGGCGTGCGCCGGTTCGGCCACGCCTACATCCCGATGGACGAGACCCTGAGCCGTTGCGCCCTGGACCTCTCCAACCGGCCCTACCTGATCTGGAAGGTGGCGTTCAAGACGCCGAAGGTCGGGGACATGGACACCGAGCTGTTCAAGGAATTCCACCACGCCTTCGCCATGAACGCCGGCGCCTGCGTGCACCTGGAGACCCTCTACGGGGACAACTCCCACCACATCGCCGAGAGCGGCTTCAAGGCCCTGGCGCGCGCCCTGCGCCACGCCGTCGAGCTCGACCCCAAGACCCAGGGTCATGCCCCGTCCACCAAGGGCGTGCTGTAA
- a CDS encoding DUF2244 domain-containing protein translates to MARPLYMDAVITPHRSLSERGFIVLIAIVTLANCASAAVFIAMGATFVPIFLGVDLLAVFVAFMVSFQAAKRIERVQVTSRDIRVTHETPRWSRLVWESPTAFTKVAVETDEERTVELKLSLSGREVSVAAALSPGERAVFARALQDAIREARSERI, encoded by the coding sequence ATGGCCCGGCCGCTGTACATGGACGCCGTGATCACGCCCCACCGCTCGCTGTCGGAGCGGGGGTTCATCGTGCTGATCGCCATCGTCACCCTGGCCAACTGCGCCTCGGCGGCGGTGTTCATCGCCATGGGCGCGACCTTCGTGCCGATCTTCCTCGGCGTCGACCTGTTGGCGGTGTTCGTGGCCTTCATGGTCAGCTTCCAGGCCGCCAAGCGGATCGAGCGGGTGCAGGTCACCTCGCGCGACATCCGCGTCACCCACGAGACGCCGCGGTGGAGCCGGCTGGTCTGGGAATCCCCCACCGCCTTCACCAAGGTGGCGGTGGAGACCGACGAGGAACGCACCGTGGAGCTGAAGCTGTCCTTGTCCGGCCGCGAGGTCTCGGTGGCCGCGGCGCTGAGCCCCGGCGAACGGGCGGTCTTCGCCCGGGCCCTGCAGGACGCGATCCGCGAGGCCCGCAGCGAAAGGATTTGA
- a CDS encoding DUF4440 domain-containing protein, which produces MRRSDLALAGLVVAGLFAAVAAAPARAAVDPAPVVAAERAFAADGLALGIRDSFLKHSAPEAIVLQPEPMLAKAAFAAAQPKGPPLVWWPLWAGIARSGDLGFTTGPYSYDGKLTAYYFTVWARQPDGGWKWLFDGGPPSDPTGAAPQGSPVAYARLSARKAGSPAKAMAEVSRAEAALAAAAKTDAKAAYLAVAADDGRIVGSKAPPPGDRAALEAELATRPAAIAFSPLGGSASSAGDLAWTYGSARWTRDGQDRRGHYVRVWRNDVGGWRLLFDELLPTPVKS; this is translated from the coding sequence TTGAGACGCTCTGACCTGGCGCTGGCCGGCCTAGTCGTGGCGGGCCTCTTCGCCGCAGTCGCGGCCGCCCCGGCGCGGGCGGCGGTCGACCCGGCTCCGGTGGTCGCCGCCGAGCGGGCCTTCGCCGCGGACGGCCTGGCGCTGGGGATCCGCGACAGCTTCCTGAAGCACTCCGCGCCGGAGGCCATCGTCCTGCAGCCGGAGCCGATGCTGGCCAAGGCGGCGTTCGCGGCGGCGCAGCCCAAGGGCCCGCCGCTGGTCTGGTGGCCGCTGTGGGCCGGGATCGCCCGCTCCGGCGACCTGGGCTTCACCACCGGCCCCTATTCGTACGACGGCAAGCTGACCGCCTACTATTTCACCGTCTGGGCCAGGCAGCCGGACGGCGGCTGGAAATGGCTGTTCGACGGCGGTCCGCCCAGCGATCCCACCGGAGCCGCGCCGCAGGGGTCGCCGGTGGCCTACGCCCGCCTTTCCGCCCGCAAGGCCGGCTCGCCGGCCAAGGCGATGGCCGAGGTCTCCCGCGCCGAAGCCGCCCTGGCCGCCGCGGCGAAGACCGACGCCAAGGCCGCCTACCTGGCGGTGGCGGCGGACGACGGCCGCATCGTCGGCTCCAAGGCCCCGCCGCCCGGCGATCGGGCGGCGCTGGAGGCGGAGCTGGCCACCCGGCCCGCCGCCATCGCCTTCTCGCCGCTTGGCGGCAGCGCCTCGTCGGCCGGCGACCTCGCCTGGACCTACGGCTCGGCCCGGTGGACCCGCGACGGCCAGGATCGCCGCGGCCACTATGTGCGGGTCTGGCGCAACGACGTCGGCGGCTGGCGGCTGTTGTTCGACGAACTGCTGCCCACGCCCGTGAAGTCGTAG
- the hisF gene encoding imidazole glycerol phosphate synthase subunit HisF — MLKVRVIPCLDVKDGRVVKGVQFVSLRDAGDPVEQARAYDAAGADELMFLDITASHENRGTILDVVARTADVCFMPLSVGGGIRQVEDARRLLLAGADKISINTAAVQNRDLISGCADAFGSQATVVAIDAKRVGDQWRVFIYGGREDTGLDVVGYAAEAVAKGAGEILLTSMDRDGAKIGYDLELLKAVTSAVSVPVIASGGAGNAQHMVDAVRQGGADAVLAASIFHFGEVSVGEVKQAMAAAGIPVRLTEAAA, encoded by the coding sequence ATGCTGAAGGTGCGCGTCATCCCCTGCCTCGACGTCAAGGACGGCCGGGTGGTGAAGGGCGTGCAGTTCGTCTCCCTGCGCGACGCCGGCGATCCGGTGGAGCAGGCCCGCGCCTATGACGCCGCTGGCGCCGATGAGCTGATGTTTCTCGACATCACCGCCAGCCACGAGAACCGCGGGACCATCCTCGACGTCGTCGCCCGCACCGCCGACGTCTGCTTCATGCCGCTGTCGGTGGGCGGCGGCATCCGCCAGGTGGAGGACGCCCGGCGCCTGCTGCTGGCCGGGGCCGACAAGATCTCCATCAACACCGCCGCGGTGCAGAACCGCGACCTGATCTCCGGCTGCGCCGACGCCTTCGGCAGCCAGGCCACGGTGGTGGCGATCGACGCCAAGCGCGTGGGCGACCAGTGGCGGGTGTTCATTTACGGCGGGCGCGAGGACACCGGCCTCGACGTGGTCGGCTACGCCGCCGAGGCGGTGGCCAAGGGCGCAGGCGAGATCCTGCTGACCTCCATGGACCGCGACGGCGCCAAGATCGGCTACGACCTCGAACTCCTGAAGGCGGTGACCTCGGCGGTCTCCGTGCCGGTGATCGCCTCGGGCGGGGCCGGCAACGCCCAGCACATGGTCGACGCGGTGCGGCAGGGCGGCGCCGACGCGGTGCTCGCCGCCTCGATCTTCCACTTCGGCGAGGTCAGCGTCGGCGAGGTGAAGCAGGCCATGGCCGCCGCCGGCATCCCGGTGCGCCTGACCGAGGCCGCCGCATGA
- the nth gene encoding endonuclease III, translated as MAKPVTPAAKKPLPPAEQARIAELFARFEAAESDPRTELDYDSPFTLVVAVALSAQATDVSVNKATAKLFAVADTPQKMLALGEAGLKPFISSIGLYNTKAKNVIALSRILLEQYGGEVPLTRAALQALPGVGRKTASVVLNELRIEPAIAVDTHVFRVAHRLGLATGKTPDQVEAELMAIVPPPYLTRAHHWLILHGRYICVARRPKCEDCPVADLCPSRHLFVRD; from the coding sequence ATGGCCAAGCCCGTCACACCCGCCGCCAAAAAGCCCCTGCCGCCGGCCGAGCAGGCCCGCATCGCCGAGCTGTTCGCCCGCTTCGAGGCGGCCGAGAGCGATCCGCGCACCGAGCTGGACTATGACAGCCCCTTCACCCTGGTGGTCGCCGTGGCGCTGTCGGCGCAGGCCACCGACGTCTCGGTGAACAAGGCGACGGCGAAGCTGTTCGCGGTCGCCGACACGCCGCAGAAGATGCTGGCGCTGGGCGAGGCGGGGCTGAAGCCGTTCATCTCCTCGATCGGCCTCTACAACACCAAGGCCAAGAACGTCATCGCGCTCAGCCGCATCCTGCTGGAGCAGTACGGCGGCGAGGTCCCGCTGACCCGCGCGGCGCTGCAGGCCTTGCCCGGCGTCGGCCGCAAGACCGCCTCGGTGGTGCTGAACGAGCTGCGGATCGAGCCGGCCATCGCCGTCGACACCCACGTCTTCCGGGTCGCCCACCGCCTGGGGCTCGCCACCGGCAAGACCCCGGACCAGGTGGAGGCCGAGCTGATGGCCATCGTGCCGCCGCCCTACCTGACCCGCGCCCACCACTGGCTGATCCTGCACGGCCGCTACATCTGCGTGGCGCGGCGGCCCAAGTGCGAGGACTGCCCGGTCGCCGACCTCTGCCCCTCGCGCCACCTGTTCGTCCGCGACTAG
- the hslV gene encoding ATP-dependent protease subunit HslV, whose product MANAAPFPDWHGTTILAVRKGGSTVIAGDGQVSMGQTVVKGNARKVRRLAGGRVVAGFAGATADAFTLIERLEAKLEQYPEQLARACVDLAKDWRTDRYLRRLEAMLIVADKTAIFTVTGVGDVLEPDGGVAAIGSGGNYALAAAKALIETDLAAEAIARKAMKIAAEICVYTNDELTVETL is encoded by the coding sequence ATGGCAAACGCCGCTCCGTTCCCAGACTGGCATGGGACCACCATCTTAGCCGTTCGCAAGGGCGGCTCCACCGTCATCGCCGGCGACGGCCAGGTGTCGATGGGCCAAACCGTCGTCAAGGGCAACGCCCGCAAGGTCCGCCGGCTGGCCGGCGGCCGGGTGGTGGCGGGCTTCGCCGGGGCCACCGCCGACGCCTTCACCCTGATCGAGCGGCTGGAAGCCAAGCTCGAGCAGTATCCCGAACAGCTGGCGCGGGCCTGCGTGGACCTCGCCAAGGACTGGCGCACCGACCGCTACCTGCGGCGGCTGGAGGCCATGCTGATCGTCGCCGACAAGACCGCCATCTTCACCGTCACCGGGGTCGGCGACGTGCTGGAGCCGGACGGCGGCGTCGCCGCCATCGGCTCCGGCGGCAACTATGCGCTGGCCGCCGCCAAGGCGCTGATCGAGACCGACCTCGCCGCCGAGGCCATCGCCCGCAAGGCCATGAAGATCGCCGCCGAGATCTGCGTCTACACCAACGATGAGCTGACGGTTGAGACGCTCTGA
- a CDS encoding HesA/MoeB/ThiF family protein → MSFTDEEVERYARHLVLREVGGPGQQKLKQASVLLVGAGGLGAPAALYLAAAGVGTVMLADPDTVDRSNLQRQVIYTEADLGQPKADAAADRLAALNPHIFVAGYEGWFDAGTADELVSGVDLVLDGTDDFATRFEVNAACVRHGKPLVSGAIGRWTGQIGVFAGRPCYRCLVPEIPPDAETCVAVGVVGALAGVVGSMMALEAVKLIVGAGEPLTGRLLIYDGLAGETRTVRVGADPECPVCGEGRP, encoded by the coding sequence ATGAGCTTTACGGACGAAGAGGTCGAGCGCTACGCCCGCCACCTGGTGCTGCGCGAGGTGGGGGGGCCGGGCCAGCAGAAGCTCAAGCAGGCCAGCGTCCTGCTGGTCGGGGCCGGCGGCCTGGGCGCGCCGGCGGCGCTCTACCTGGCGGCGGCGGGGGTCGGCACGGTGATGCTGGCCGATCCCGACACCGTCGACCGCTCCAACCTGCAGCGGCAGGTGATCTACACCGAGGCCGACCTCGGCCAGCCCAAGGCCGACGCCGCCGCCGACCGGCTGGCGGCGCTGAACCCGCACATCTTCGTGGCCGGCTACGAGGGCTGGTTCGATGCCGGCACGGCCGACGAGCTGGTCTCCGGCGTCGACCTGGTGCTCGACGGCACCGACGACTTCGCCACCCGCTTCGAGGTCAACGCCGCCTGCGTGCGGCACGGCAAGCCCCTGGTCTCCGGCGCCATCGGCCGCTGGACCGGCCAGATCGGAGTGTTCGCCGGCCGGCCCTGCTACCGCTGCCTGGTGCCGGAGATCCCGCCCGACGCCGAGACCTGCGTCGCCGTCGGCGTGGTCGGCGCCCTGGCCGGGGTGGTGGGCTCGATGATGGCGCTGGAAGCGGTGAAGCTGATCGTCGGGGCGGGCGAGCCGCTGACCGGCCGGCTGCTGATCTACGACGGCCTGGCCGGCGAGACCCGGACCGTGCGGGTGGGCGCCGACCCCGAGTGCCCGGTCTGCGGGGAAGGGCGCCCCTAG
- a CDS encoding phosphoribosyl-ATP diphosphatase — MSRFAEVLGRLAATIEARKGADAASSYTAQLLADPARAAKKLGEEAVEAVIAAAQGDREALAAESADLIYHWLVALAAAGVSLDEVAAKLEAREGTSGLAEKASRPKP, encoded by the coding sequence ATGAGCCGCTTCGCCGAGGTCCTGGGCCGGCTGGCCGCGACCATCGAGGCCCGCAAGGGCGCGGACGCCGCCTCGTCCTACACCGCCCAGCTGCTGGCCGATCCCGCCCGCGCCGCCAAGAAGCTCGGCGAGGAGGCGGTGGAGGCCGTCATCGCCGCCGCCCAGGGCGACCGCGAGGCGCTGGCCGCCGAAAGCGCCGACCTGATCTACCACTGGCTGGTGGCCCTTGCCGCCGCCGGCGTCAGCCTCGACGAGGTCGCCGCCAAGCTGGAGGCCCGCGAGGGAACATCCGGGTTGGCCGAGAAGGCCTCGCGGCCGAAGCCCTAG
- a CDS encoding Smr/MutS family protein, which translates to MKRPLKPEELKVWGVVAATVHPLPGRSAPKPATEEARNEVAARIAPPRPVAPKLRAREAVEDIEPRRKHRIARERDPIGARLDLHGLDQDRAKAVLEGFLRRAWDEGYRAVLVITGKGVQGDGILRRRAPEWLAAPQLSAIVAGISEAHRKHGGEGALYVALKRKPRG; encoded by the coding sequence ATGAAGCGGCCGCTGAAGCCGGAGGAACTGAAGGTCTGGGGGGTCGTGGCGGCCACCGTGCATCCCCTGCCGGGCCGCAGCGCGCCGAAGCCCGCCACCGAGGAGGCCCGCAACGAGGTCGCCGCCCGCATCGCCCCGCCGAGGCCCGTGGCGCCGAAGCTGCGGGCCCGCGAGGCAGTCGAGGACATCGAGCCGCGCCGCAAGCACCGCATCGCCCGCGAGCGCGATCCGATCGGCGCGCGGCTCGACCTGCACGGCCTCGACCAGGACCGCGCCAAGGCGGTGCTCGAGGGCTTCCTGCGCCGCGCCTGGGACGAGGGCTACCGCGCGGTGCTGGTGATCACCGGCAAGGGCGTGCAGGGCGACGGCATCCTGCGCCGCCGCGCGCCGGAGTGGCTGGCCGCCCCGCAGCTGTCCGCCATCGTCGCCGGCATCTCCGAAGCCCACCGCAAGCACGGCGGCGAAGGCGCGCTCTACGTGGCCCTGAAGCGCAAGCCGCGGGGCTAG
- the hisA gene encoding 1-(5-phosphoribosyl)-5-[(5-phosphoribosylamino)methylideneamino]imidazole-4-carboxamide isomerase has product MILYPAIDLKDGQCVRVVHGDLDTATVFNASPADQARAWADGGFHWIHVVDLNGAVSGRAVNEAAVEAILQAVSVPVQLGGGIRSLQDVERWIEAGVSRVILGTLAVREPEIVREAARAWPEQIAVSVDVRKGKVAVQGWTEDSDLDAITVAKRFEDAGVGALIVTDIDRDGTVMGFNVDAFGAIADAVTIPVIAAGGLATIDDIVRLKARPGARIAGAVLGRALYNGAIIPAEALKVAA; this is encoded by the coding sequence GTGATCCTCTACCCGGCCATCGACCTCAAGGACGGCCAGTGCGTGCGCGTGGTGCATGGCGACCTGGACACCGCCACCGTCTTCAACGCCTCCCCGGCCGACCAGGCCCGCGCCTGGGCCGACGGCGGCTTCCACTGGATCCACGTGGTGGACCTGAACGGCGCGGTCTCCGGCCGGGCGGTCAACGAGGCCGCGGTCGAGGCCATCCTGCAGGCGGTGTCCGTCCCCGTGCAGCTCGGCGGCGGCATCCGCTCGCTGCAGGACGTGGAGCGCTGGATCGAGGCCGGGGTCTCCCGCGTCATCCTCGGCACCCTGGCGGTGCGCGAGCCGGAGATCGTGCGCGAGGCGGCCCGCGCCTGGCCCGAGCAGATCGCCGTCAGCGTCGACGTCCGCAAGGGCAAGGTCGCGGTGCAGGGCTGGACCGAGGACTCCGACCTCGACGCGATCACCGTCGCCAAGCGGTTCGAGGACGCCGGCGTCGGCGCCCTGATCGTCACCGACATCGACCGCGACGGCACGGTGATGGGCTTCAACGTCGACGCCTTCGGGGCCATCGCCGACGCGGTGACCATCCCGGTGATCGCCGCCGGCGGCCTCGCCACCATCGACGACATCGTGCGGCTGAAGGCGCGGCCGGGCGCCCGGATCGCCGGCGCGGTGCTGGGCCGGGCGCTCTACAACGGCGCGATCATCCCGGCCGAAGCCCTGAAGGTCGCGGCCTGA
- the hisH gene encoding imidazole glycerol phosphate synthase subunit HisH → MQRVALIDYGSGNLRSAEKALVKAAAGRAEIVVTCDPDTVANAERLVLPGVGAFAACMSALEARPGLIEAMSEAVHGKGAPFLGVCVGMQLLASRGLEFGETPGLDWIAGEVRRLEPADPAAKVPHMGWNALTDVSDQPIVAPLKAGEPVYFTHSFAFFPKDEENVTAWVDHGGRFPAAVARGNVAGVQFHPEKSQASGLSLLSRFLEWRP, encoded by the coding sequence ATGCAGCGTGTCGCCCTGATCGATTACGGGTCGGGCAACCTACGCTCGGCCGAGAAGGCCCTGGTGAAGGCCGCCGCCGGCCGCGCCGAGATCGTGGTCACCTGCGATCCCGACACCGTGGCCAACGCCGAGCGGCTGGTGCTGCCGGGCGTCGGCGCCTTCGCGGCCTGCATGTCGGCGCTGGAGGCGCGGCCGGGCCTGATCGAGGCCATGAGCGAGGCCGTGCACGGCAAGGGCGCCCCCTTTCTGGGCGTTTGCGTCGGCATGCAACTCCTGGCGTCGCGGGGGCTGGAGTTCGGCGAGACGCCGGGCTTGGACTGGATCGCCGGCGAGGTGCGCCGGCTGGAGCCGGCCGATCCCGCCGCCAAGGTGCCGCACATGGGCTGGAACGCGCTGACCGACGTCTCCGACCAGCCGATCGTCGCGCCCCTGAAGGCCGGCGAGCCGGTCTATTTCACCCATTCCTTCGCCTTCTTCCCGAAGGACGAGGAAAACGTCACGGCCTGGGTCGATCACGGCGGGCGCTTCCCCGCCGCGGTGGCCCGGGGCAATGTGGCGGGCGTCCAGTTCCACCCGGAGAAATCGCAAGCCTCCGGCCTTTCCCTTCTCTCGCGCTTCCTGGAGTGGCGACCGTGA